A single region of the Hevea brasiliensis chloroplast, complete genome genome encodes:
- the rps18 gene encoding ribosomal protein S18 — protein MDKSKRLFLKSKRSFRRRLPPIQSGDQIDYRNMSLISRFISEQGKILSRRVNRLSLKQQRLITIAIKQARILSSLPFLNNEKQFEKKRVGHYNY, from the coding sequence ATGGATAAATCCAAACGACTTTTTCTTAAGTCCAAGCGATCTTTTCGTAGGCGTTTGCCCCCGATCCAATCGGGGGATCAAATTGATTATAGAAATATGAGTTTAATTAGTCGATTTATTAGTGAACAAGGAAAAATATTATCTAGACGGGTGAATAGATTGAGTTTAAAACAACAACGATTAATTACTATTGCTATAAAACAAGCTCGTATTTTATCTTCGTTACCTTTTCTTAATAATGAAAAACAATTTGAAAAAAAGCGAGTTGGTCACTATAACTATTGA
- the rpl20 gene encoding ribosomal protein L20: protein MTRIRRGYIARRRRTKIRLFASSFRGAHSRLTRTIIQQKIRALVSAHRDRDRQKRNFRRLWVTRINAVIRESMVSYSYSRLINNLYKRQLLLNRKILAQIAILNRNCLYMISNDILK, encoded by the coding sequence ATGACCAGAATTAGACGAGGATATATAGCTCGGAGGCGTAGAACAAAAATTCGTTTATTCGCATCAAGCTTTCGCGGGGCCCATTCAAGACTTACTCGAACTATTATTCAACAAAAAATAAGAGCTTTGGTTTCGGCCCATCGGGATAGAGATAGGCAAAAAAGAAATTTTCGTCGTTTGTGGGTCACTCGGATAAATGCAGTAATTCGCGAGAGTATGGTATCCTATAGTTATAGTAGATTAATAAACAATCTGTACAAGAGACAGTTACTTCTTAATCGTAAAATACTTGCACAAATAGCTATATTAAATAGGAATTGTCTTTATATGATTTCCAATGACATTCTAAAATAA
- the clpP gene encoding ATP-dependent Clp protease proteolytic subunit produces MPIGVPKVPFRNPGEDDSIWIDVNRLYRERLLFLGQDVDSEISNQLIGLMVYLSIESETKDLYLFINSPGGWVIPGIAIYDTMQFVRPDVQTVCMGLAASMGSFILVGGKITKRLAFPHARVMIHQPIAGFYEAQIGEFVLEAEELLKLREILTRIYAQRTGKPLWVVSEDMERDVFMSATEAQAHGIVDLVAVA; encoded by the exons ATGCCTATTGGTGTTCCAAAAGTCCCTTTTCGAAATCCTGGGGAAGACGATTCAATTTGGATTGACGTA AACCGACTTTATCGAGAAAGATTACTTTTTTTAGGTCAAGATGTTGATAGCGAGATCTCGAATCAACTTATTGGTCTTATGGTATATCTCAGTATAGAAAGCGAGACAAAAGATTTGTATTTGTTTATAAACTCTCCCGGCGGATGGGTAATACCCGGAATAGCTATTTATGATACTATGCAATTTGTGCGACCCGATGTACAAACAGTATGCATGGGATTAGCTGCTTCAATGGGATCTTTTATTCTGGTCGGAGGAAAAATTACCAAACGTTTAGCATTCCCTCATGCT AGGGTAATGATTCATCAACCTATTGCTGGTTTTTATGAGGCACAAATAGGAGAATTTGTCCTGGAAGCGGAAGAACTACTGAAACTGCGCGAAATCCTCACAAGGATTTATGCACAAAGAACGGGCAAACCCTTATGGGTTGTATCCGAAGACATGGAAAGAGATGTTTTTATGTCAGCAACCGAAGCCCAAGCTCATGGAATTGTTGATCTTGTAGCAGTTGCATAA